A portion of the Halobacillus ihumii genome contains these proteins:
- a CDS encoding PDZ domain-containing protein, with translation MDVWWSEIGDGLARLFVQPLFYWSVILLFMLSIRRIKQERKSFGTRVYDIFAEGRSTWRVSLVGGSILSVLAIGGGIVITYPFLLVLSLVTILLSLTLKLRWLSAAYTFGITYLLLMAVPYIPTGFLPEGWQAGLENASLEGVALIMSVLLLIEGVILAKTSSRRTFPERVKGNRGKMVGQHRVKKLVLIPMVGLLPAGAIEPFAPWWPLFSIGANSYGFIFVPLLLGWEWVARAQTPKLVAMKTGRQTLVIASAALLLSAASLYLSILSLAAVVVCLLGREMIYGYHRIREKRQPFFTADHRGVRILGTIPGSPADEMDLLPGELIVRVNSIPVTSVEEFYEALQTNRALSKIEVRDFRGENRFTQRATYEGEHHELGILFVQESFRKQLAE, from the coding sequence GTGGATGTTTGGTGGAGCGAGATAGGGGATGGACTGGCAAGGCTTTTTGTACAGCCATTATTTTATTGGTCTGTGATTCTGTTATTTATGTTGTCCATTCGTAGAATAAAACAAGAACGAAAGAGCTTTGGAACGAGAGTGTATGATATTTTTGCTGAGGGCAGAAGTACTTGGCGCGTCTCGCTCGTCGGGGGTAGTATCTTATCTGTACTGGCGATTGGCGGGGGGATTGTGATCACATACCCTTTCCTGCTGGTATTAAGCCTTGTAACGATTCTATTAAGTTTAACCTTGAAGCTGAGATGGCTGTCAGCTGCTTATACATTTGGAATCACTTATTTATTGCTTATGGCCGTTCCTTACATACCGACAGGTTTTCTTCCAGAAGGCTGGCAAGCTGGTCTTGAAAATGCCTCCCTGGAAGGAGTTGCCTTAATCATGAGTGTTTTGCTATTGATTGAAGGTGTAATATTAGCTAAGACCTCTTCAAGGAGAACGTTCCCGGAACGGGTAAAGGGCAATCGAGGAAAGATGGTCGGTCAGCATCGTGTGAAAAAGTTAGTGCTCATCCCGATGGTTGGATTACTTCCAGCCGGAGCGATTGAACCATTTGCTCCCTGGTGGCCATTATTTTCAATCGGTGCAAACAGCTATGGATTCATTTTTGTACCATTATTATTAGGATGGGAATGGGTGGCACGGGCTCAAACACCAAAACTTGTCGCCATGAAAACAGGGCGTCAAACACTGGTCATTGCCAGCGCAGCCTTACTTTTATCGGCTGCCAGTTTATACTTGTCTATTTTATCACTGGCAGCGGTTGTTGTATGTTTGCTGGGAAGGGAAATGATTTATGGCTACCATCGTATTCGTGAGAAACGTCAGCCTTTCTTCACAGCAGACCATCGGGGGGTGCGTATCCTTGGAACCATCCCCGGCAGTCCGGCGGACGAAATGGATCTGTTGCCGGGAGAGTTGATTGTGCGGGTGAATTCGATTCCTGTCACCTCTGTGGAAGAATTTTATGAGGCACTGCAGACCAATCGGGCATTGAGTAAAATTGAAGTAAGGGACTTTAGAGGAGAGAATCGGTTTACCCAGCGGGCCACGTATGAAGGTGAGCATCATGAGTTAGGAATCTTATTTGTTCAAGAATCTTTTCGTAAACAATTAGCAGAATAA
- a CDS encoding PAS domain S-box protein: protein MENTKGSPEETSLQVAFQSTEREVLSLLMEGMSDFVFLMEVENYDSFRYLYINHTSEQCYQLNRSIWKGKRIEEMLDQESAAYIKKYYQKVVETAEPLSYRDKIDIHGKEFYGETLLTPFKNAKGDVVQVLAITRDITELAKKEHELDTVSAVYHSLLENTADAILIVDVNGVILEANPAFEKMYGFSKEELQQTRFPFVPSSLKKEADELIEKAVRREHISGYETKRRHKNGNWVDVSVTVSPIYGASGHVIGVSSIIRNISEQKVMNQNLKASRTKYQSLFKFNPYPVVTLTLRGIITKVNPAVLHLLNTDEGELLHSPLTKWVHEEEVSAVNENIIDSFSKEKTWFQTRLISNHKEKIVNVFLAPILTGQGKAGMYAILEDITDKEQAVSALKQSEAKFKLIADHSQDLIFVFNPYGNILYGSPSNLDFFGFDPIDTNSEKISQFVHPNEMELLEYRFRKCNQFAQSFTLKLRFLRKDQEWVWFEVRGTPVLDDQNRVSHVVVVCRDISGQISYEEMLKSYAFYDFLTDLPNRRMFEDRIDNVLSRNEPFALLYLDGDGFKHINDSYGHDIGDDFLKMIGKRLDYLRSENDMIARIGGDEFAILFTGMANVEEARKKAAWFLNELRKPYQVGNQRVYSSFSIGVSCYPDDAGSKSELFRRADQALYYGKQRGKDTICFFQDIKEN from the coding sequence ATGGAAAACACGAAAGGTTCACCTGAGGAGACCAGCTTACAAGTGGCTTTTCAAAGCACGGAGAGGGAAGTTTTAAGTTTACTTATGGAGGGCATGTCTGATTTTGTATTCCTCATGGAAGTTGAAAATTATGATAGTTTTCGATACTTATATATCAATCATACTTCTGAGCAATGTTATCAATTAAACCGATCCATCTGGAAAGGAAAGCGGATCGAAGAGATGTTAGATCAAGAAAGTGCTGCATACATAAAAAAGTACTATCAAAAGGTCGTAGAAACGGCTGAACCCCTATCATACAGAGATAAGATAGACATTCATGGGAAAGAGTTTTACGGAGAAACCCTCCTGACTCCCTTTAAAAATGCAAAAGGAGATGTTGTGCAGGTTCTAGCCATTACTCGTGATATCACAGAACTTGCTAAAAAGGAACATGAACTGGATACCGTATCTGCTGTTTACCATTCCTTATTAGAAAATACGGCGGATGCTATCTTAATCGTTGATGTTAACGGAGTAATCCTTGAAGCTAACCCTGCCTTTGAAAAAATGTACGGATTTTCAAAGGAGGAGTTGCAGCAAACCAGGTTTCCCTTTGTCCCTTCTTCTTTAAAAAAGGAAGCGGACGAGTTAATCGAAAAAGCAGTGCGCAGGGAACATATTTCGGGATATGAAACGAAGCGGCGTCATAAAAATGGCAACTGGGTAGACGTGTCAGTGACGGTTTCCCCTATTTATGGGGCAAGCGGGCATGTGATTGGGGTTAGCTCAATTATTAGAAATATTAGTGAGCAAAAGGTTATGAACCAGAATCTGAAGGCGAGCCGTACTAAGTACCAGTCGTTATTTAAATTCAACCCATACCCGGTTGTAACGTTAACGTTAAGAGGTATTATTACGAAGGTAAATCCTGCAGTGTTACATTTGCTTAATACAGATGAAGGTGAGCTTCTTCATTCCCCACTGACCAAATGGGTACATGAGGAAGAAGTATCTGCCGTGAATGAAAATATTATAGACAGCTTTTCTAAGGAAAAAACATGGTTTCAAACTCGGTTGATTTCTAATCATAAAGAGAAAATTGTAAACGTATTCCTAGCCCCCATCTTGACTGGTCAAGGAAAGGCAGGAATGTATGCTATTCTTGAAGATATTACCGACAAGGAACAGGCTGTTAGTGCCTTGAAACAAAGCGAAGCCAAATTTAAATTAATCGCCGACCATTCGCAGGATCTCATATTTGTTTTCAATCCTTATGGAAATATTCTCTATGGTTCTCCATCAAATCTTGACTTTTTCGGTTTTGACCCTATTGATACAAACAGTGAGAAAATATCACAATTCGTTCATCCTAATGAAATGGAACTATTGGAATATCGATTTAGAAAGTGTAATCAGTTTGCCCAGTCGTTTACTCTGAAGTTGCGATTTCTAAGAAAAGATCAGGAATGGGTGTGGTTTGAAGTGCGGGGCACCCCCGTTCTTGACGACCAAAACAGAGTGAGTCATGTCGTAGTTGTGTGTCGTGATATTTCAGGACAGATCAGCTATGAAGAAATGCTAAAGAGTTATGCTTTTTATGACTTCTTAACAGATTTGCCGAATCGCCGTATGTTCGAAGATCGTATAGACAACGTGTTATCGAGGAACGAACCTTTTGCACTGCTATATTTGGACGGAGATGGCTTTAAACACATTAATGATAGTTATGGTCATGATATAGGGGACGATTTTCTAAAAATGATAGGCAAACGACTAGATTACTTACGGTCAGAGAATGATATGATTGCCAGAATCGGCGGGGATGAGTTTGCTATCTTATTTACGGGAATGGCTAACGTAGAGGAAGCTAGGAAGAAAGCTGCCTGGTTTTTGAATGAGTTAAGAAAACCTTATCAAGTTGGAAATCAGCGTGTTTATTCATCTTTCTCGATTGGTGTCTCTTGCTACCCGGATGATGCTGGTTCGAAAAGTGAATTGTTTCGCCGCGCTGATCAGGCGTTGTATTATGGCAAACAACGTGGGAAGGATACAATCTGTTTTTTTCAGGATATTAAGGAAAATTAA
- a CDS encoding haloacid dehalogenase type II yields the protein MNYQAYVFDAYGTLFDVHSVKDAIHRSYPEKGPDISKDWRDRQIHYCMIRQLIQGYRPFDLVTKWALIDALAANDADYNEETIEQLMNQYQRLEPYNEVSQLAVNNPHKELTIFSNGTRSMLHPLLENNQLTNSFSLISADDPKVYKPHPDAYRFAQEKLNQEKEDILFFSSNPWDIAGAAQYGFHTAWVNRNQAKWPELGLQPTHTLKNLSHIPDKSS from the coding sequence ATGAATTACCAGGCTTATGTTTTTGATGCCTATGGAACTTTGTTTGATGTGCACTCGGTGAAAGATGCGATACACCGCAGTTATCCAGAGAAAGGTCCCGATATTAGTAAAGACTGGCGAGACCGCCAAATTCATTATTGTATGATTCGCCAGCTTATTCAGGGATATCGCCCCTTTGATCTGGTTACAAAATGGGCCCTAATAGATGCCCTGGCTGCGAATGATGCAGACTATAATGAAGAAACGATTGAGCAGCTTATGAACCAATATCAACGTCTGGAGCCTTACAATGAGGTTTCCCAGCTGGCTGTGAATAACCCGCATAAAGAATTGACGATATTCTCTAATGGAACACGTTCAATGCTGCACCCTTTACTGGAGAATAACCAACTTACGAATAGCTTCTCTCTTATTAGTGCAGATGATCCAAAGGTTTATAAACCGCATCCTGATGCTTATCGTTTTGCGCAAGAGAAACTGAACCAGGAAAAGGAAGACATTCTTTTCTTCTCCAGTAACCCTTGGGATATTGCCGGTGCTGCACAATACGGTTTTCATACAGCCTGGGTAAATCGTAATCAGGCTAAGTGGCCTGAACTTGGGCTGCAGCCGACCCATACGCTTAAAAACCTTTCCCATATACCAGACAAAAGTTCATAA
- a CDS encoding ABC transporter ATP-binding protein produces the protein MDSLLANNLTLGYGDQTIIDSLDIQIPKGKVTVLIGGNGCGKSTLLRSLARLLKPKSGQVVLDSADISKMRTKEVAKKMAILPQSPTTPEGLSVYQLVKQGRYPYQSWSKRWSQEDEDAVNKALTDTNLTELKERSVDSLSGGQRQRAWIAMTLAQDTDLLLLDEPTTYLDMTHQIDILDLLFDLNQDNGRTVVMVLHDINLACRYADHIVAVKDKTVYAQGKPEEVINCELMQHVFEMTCDVREDPIFGTPMCIPHGKGRCLIKQAQAEAQSHPQAHLQQRQTV, from the coding sequence ATGGATTCACTGTTGGCAAACAATCTGACACTAGGATATGGCGACCAAACTATCATAGATTCATTAGATATTCAGATACCTAAGGGAAAAGTAACTGTTCTAATCGGTGGCAATGGCTGTGGTAAATCAACTTTGCTTCGTTCGTTAGCGAGACTGCTCAAGCCTAAATCAGGTCAAGTTGTACTTGACAGTGCGGATATATCCAAAATGAGGACGAAAGAAGTTGCTAAGAAAATGGCAATTTTACCGCAAAGTCCGACAACACCAGAAGGATTAAGTGTATATCAGCTGGTAAAACAGGGACGTTATCCTTATCAAAGCTGGTCCAAGCGATGGTCTCAGGAAGATGAGGATGCCGTAAATAAAGCTCTCACAGATACAAACTTGACTGAGTTAAAAGAGCGGTCAGTGGACTCCTTGTCAGGCGGCCAGCGACAGCGTGCCTGGATTGCTATGACATTAGCCCAGGATACCGATTTATTATTATTGGATGAGCCTACCACGTACTTAGATATGACACACCAGATTGATATTCTTGACTTATTATTTGATCTTAATCAGGATAACGGCCGTACAGTAGTTATGGTATTGCATGATATTAATCTGGCTTGTCGTTATGCCGATCATATCGTGGCGGTCAAGGATAAGACGGTGTATGCACAAGGAAAACCCGAGGAAGTTATCAACTGTGAGTTAATGCAGCACGTATTCGAAATGACTTGTGACGTGCGTGAGGATCCGATTTTTGGTACGCCGATGTGTATTCCCCATGGAAAAGGGCGTTGCTTAATTAAACAAGCCCAGGCAGAGGCACAAAGTCATCCACAAGCACACTTACAACAGAGACAAACGGTTTAG